From uncultured Flavobacterium sp., one genomic window encodes:
- the serS gene encoding serine--tRNA ligase, with protein MLQIAFIRENQEKVIKALAKRNIDAKSVVEEVVQLDENRRATQVELDNTLAESNKLSKDIGELMKVGEKSKAAILKEKTVSLKEKSKELGEKAEALAVELTNKLYTLPNLPADIVPEGKTPDDNVNVFEEGEIPVLHEGAQPHWELVKKYDIIDFELGVKITGAGFPVYKGKGARLQRALINYFLDKNTAAGYNEVQVPHLVNEASGYGTGQLPDKEGQMYHSTIDDLYLIPTAEVPVTNLFRDVILNESELPVLHTAYTPCFRREAGSYGAHVRGLNRLHQFDKVEIVRVEHPDKSYEALDGMVEHVKDILKELKLPYRVLRLCGGDMGFTSALTYDFEVFSTAQDRWLEISSVSNFETFQANRLKLRFKDKDGKNQLAHTLNGSSLALPRVLAGILENYQTPEGIVIPEVLRPYCGFDIIN; from the coding sequence ACACAAGTAGAATTAGATAATACTTTAGCTGAATCTAATAAATTGTCCAAAGATATAGGCGAATTAATGAAAGTGGGAGAGAAATCTAAAGCCGCAATCTTAAAAGAAAAAACCGTTTCATTAAAAGAAAAAAGTAAAGAATTAGGCGAAAAAGCAGAAGCTTTGGCTGTCGAATTAACCAATAAATTATACACGTTACCAAATCTTCCGGCTGATATTGTTCCTGAAGGAAAAACTCCGGACGATAACGTGAATGTTTTCGAGGAAGGAGAAATTCCTGTTTTGCATGAAGGCGCACAGCCTCACTGGGAATTGGTAAAGAAATACGATATCATTGATTTTGAATTGGGTGTAAAAATTACTGGTGCAGGATTTCCGGTTTATAAAGGAAAAGGTGCTCGTTTGCAACGTGCCCTAATCAATTATTTCTTAGATAAAAATACCGCTGCAGGATATAATGAAGTGCAAGTTCCGCATTTGGTAAACGAAGCTTCAGGTTATGGAACAGGACAATTGCCGGATAAAGAAGGACAAATGTATCACTCAACAATTGATGATTTATATTTGATTCCAACGGCTGAAGTTCCAGTTACCAATTTATTCCGCGATGTTATTTTAAATGAAAGCGAATTACCGGTTTTACATACGGCATATACGCCATGTTTCCGTCGTGAAGCAGGTTCTTACGGAGCACACGTTCGTGGATTAAACCGTTTGCACCAATTTGATAAAGTAGAAATCGTACGTGTTGAACATCCTGATAAGTCTTATGAAGCACTTGACGGAATGGTAGAACACGTAAAAGACATTTTGAAAGAATTAAAATTGCCATATAGAGTTTTACGTTTATGTGGAGGTGATATGGGATTCACATCGGCTTTGACTTATGATTTTGAAGTGTTTTCTACAGCGCAGGATCGTTGGTTAGAGATCAGTTCAGTTTCTAACTTCGAAACTTTTCAGGCAAATCGCTTGAAATTACGTTTCAAAGACAAAGACGGGAAAAACCAATTGGCTCATACTTTGAACGGAAGTTCATTAGCATTGCCAAGAGTTTTGGCTGGAATTTTAGAAAATTACCAAACTCCGGAAGGAATCGTAATTCCAGAAGTTTTACGCCCTTACTGTGGATTTGATATTATAAATTAA
- the lgt gene encoding prolipoprotein diacylglyceryl transferase: MKNGVLNWNVDPVIVMITDSFPLKYYGALFACGLLLGYYIVRGIYKKENLSLDNLDSLLVYVIVGTILGARLGHCFFYEPSYFLKHPIEILLPIQKVAGVYKFVGYQGLASHGGSIGVLIAMVLYCRKYKVKFLWLLDKMAIGVPVTGAFIRFGNFMNSEIYGKPTNGNWGVVFQRDDMIPRHPTQLYEAFAYLLIFVILFWMYNSEKIKKADGLIFGYFLTLLFLARFIIEFFKENQEAFENTMPINMGQILSIPFILIGLALIIWKSKEYKLA, from the coding sequence ATGAAGAATGGAGTACTAAATTGGAATGTAGATCCGGTTATTGTGATGATAACTGATAGTTTTCCATTAAAATATTATGGAGCTCTTTTTGCTTGCGGACTTTTACTTGGTTATTATATTGTACGAGGCATTTATAAAAAAGAAAATCTTTCGTTAGACAATCTCGATAGTTTATTGGTTTATGTAATTGTTGGGACCATTTTAGGTGCCAGATTAGGGCATTGTTTCTTTTATGAACCGTCTTATTTCTTAAAACATCCAATAGAAATTCTTTTACCAATTCAAAAAGTAGCAGGAGTTTATAAATTTGTTGGATACCAAGGTTTAGCAAGTCACGGAGGTTCGATAGGAGTTTTGATAGCGATGGTTTTATATTGTCGAAAATATAAAGTTAAGTTCTTGTGGCTTTTAGATAAAATGGCAATTGGAGTTCCCGTTACCGGAGCTTTCATCAGGTTTGGGAATTTTATGAATTCTGAAATCTACGGAAAACCAACAAACGGAAATTGGGGAGTTGTTTTTCAAAGAGACGATATGATTCCAAGACATCCAACGCAATTGTATGAAGCATTTGCTTATTTATTGATTTTTGTAATTTTATTTTGGATGTATAATTCAGAAAAAATTAAAAAAGCCGACGGATTAATTTTTGGATATTTCCTGACATTACTGTTTTTAGCCCGATTTATAATTGAATTTTTCAAAGAAAACCAAGAAGCATTTGAAAACACTATGCCAATAAATATGGGTCAAATATTGAGCATTCCGTTTATTTTAATTGGTCTGGCTTTGATTATTTGGAAATCGAAAGAATATAAGTTAGCTTAG